The genome window ACCCGGGCCCGGTCTATCGGCAGGCCCGGCGCGGAGAGGTCGACCTCGGCCTTGTCCCAGTACCGGCGCTTCGGCTCGAAGAAGATCACCGGGTCATCGCACCGGATCGCGTCCTGGATCATCGTGTACGCGTCGGCCGGGTTGGAGCAGGCGACCACGCGGAGCCCGGCGGTGTGGGTGAAGAACACCTCGGGCGACTCCGAGTGGTGCTCGACCGCGCCGATGCCGCCGCCGCACGGGATGCGGATGACGACCGGCAGCTTGATCGCGCCGAGCGACCGGTACCGCATCTTGGCGAGCTGGGTGATGATCTGGTCGGCCGCCGGGAAGACGAAGCCGTCGAACTGGATCTCGCACACCGGGCGGTAACCGCGCAGGGCGAGCCCGATCGCGGTGCCGACGATGCCCGACTCGGCGAGCGGGGTGTCGATGACGCGGTCCTCGCCGAAGTCCTTCTGCAGGCCGTCGGTCACCCGGAAGACGCCGCCGAGCTTGCCGACGTCCTCCCCCATGATGAGGACCTTGGGGTCGTTCTCCATCGCGCGGCGCAGGCCCTCG of Thermobispora bispora DSM 43833 contains these proteins:
- a CDS encoding alpha-ketoacid dehydrogenase subunit beta — translated: MSTLTMVKALNEGLRRAMENDPKVLIMGEDVGKLGGVFRVTDGLQKDFGEDRVIDTPLAESGIVGTAIGLALRGYRPVCEIQFDGFVFPAADQIITQLAKMRYRSLGAIKLPVVIRIPCGGGIGAVEHHSESPEVFFTHTAGLRVVACSNPADAYTMIQDAIRCDDPVIFFEPKRRYWDKAEVDLSAPGLPIDRARVVRPGRDLTLLAYGPMVKTCLEAATAAAEEGRDLEVIDLRSLSPLDMGVLTESVRRTGRCVVVHEAPVFSGFGAEIAARITEQCFYHLEAPVLRVGGFATPYPPSRLEEHYLPDLDRVLDAVDRAFTY